The following are encoded together in the Ignavibacteriales bacterium genome:
- a CDS encoding N-acetylmuramoyl-L-alanine amidase codes for MKKTFFKYKFYLILFTLIQFSACTEIKVIYRDKVYYEIPAELKYPEQKTKFLDEYSKYISGRKIFLDAGHGGSDRKNIGINKLVVEADINLNVVLFLKEFLTEAGASVYLSRDSDTTVDLKLRSQLADNSSADIFVSIHHNAPADSDDTTTNYTSTYYHATELDYEYNPCEREIARFIQRDLSYAMRNPGGLGSFDGTYSDYSVYPGKGFSVLRETNIPSVLVECGFHTNYYEEKRLSIKEFNRIEAWGIFRGLCRYFANSTPDIISSEEFSDKKNFPFFLKDDIGIETESIIVLLDKIKYNNFSYDIETGLLTIIGDALTVGEHEIKIIVANKRGNHSFPFTKKIIINP; via the coding sequence TTGAAGAAAACATTTTTTAAATATAAATTTTATTTAATATTATTTACATTGATTCAATTTTCTGCTTGCACAGAAATCAAAGTTATTTACCGCGATAAAGTTTATTACGAAATCCCTGCTGAACTAAAATACCCTGAACAAAAAACTAAATTTTTAGATGAATATTCTAAATATATTTCCGGGCGAAAAATATTTTTAGATGCGGGTCATGGGGGCAGTGATAGGAAGAATATTGGAATTAATAAATTAGTTGTTGAAGCGGATATTAATCTGAATGTTGTGTTATTCTTAAAAGAGTTTTTAACCGAGGCAGGGGCATCAGTTTATCTTTCGCGCGACTCCGATACAACAGTTGATCTAAAATTACGATCACAATTAGCTGACAACAGCAGTGCAGATATTTTTGTCAGCATTCATCATAATGCTCCTGCTGATTCGGATGATACCACAACTAATTACACTTCAACTTATTATCACGCAACTGAATTGGATTATGAATACAATCCATGCGAAAGAGAAATTGCAAGGTTTATTCAGCGTGATCTGTCCTATGCTATGAGAAACCCCGGCGGGTTAGGTTCTTTTGATGGAACTTATTCTGACTATTCTGTCTATCCTGGAAAAGGATTTTCTGTCCTAAGAGAAACAAACATTCCTTCCGTGCTTGTCGAATGCGGCTTTCACACAAATTATTATGAAGAAAAAAGATTATCAATCAAAGAATTTAATAGAATTGAAGCATGGGGGATATTCAGAGGATTATGTCGTTACTTTGCTAATTCTACCCCTGATATTATTTCTTCTGAAGAATTTAGTGATAAGAAGAATTTTCCATTTTTTCTAAAAGATGATATCGGTATTGAAACGGAGTCTATTATTGTTCTACTGGATAAAATTAAATACAACAATTTTTCTTATGATATTGAAACAGGTTTACTAACAATTATTGGGGACGCTTTAACAGTTGGAGAACATGAAATTAAAATTATTGTTGCTAACAAAAGAGGAAATCATTCCTTCCCATTCACTAAAAAGATCATCATCAATCCTTAG
- a CDS encoding spore maturation protein, whose product MPNNLLTGKIKFEEVSFIQIKSVTNSIIEYAGIAVEIALGLIGIMAMWLGIMKVGETAGLISVIARMLRPVTKFLFPEIPSDHPAVGSMIMNISANMLGLGNAATPFGLKAMQELNELNPKKDTASDSMITFLAINTAGLTLIPASAIAIRAAAGSANPTIIIGTSIFGAMCATIVGVIAAKTFAKLSGGKEIFLGWLRGKVYPLMIILILFLAFFVSLYLGWVKIITNNINFISSESLISALSLFSTLAIPFIIVSFLVFGLFKKINLYENFIEGAKDGFNIAIKIIPFLVAMLMAIGIFRASGAMDILMIILRPVTNIIGFPTEALPMALMRPLSGSGSLGIMTENLSVFGPDSYLGVLVSTIYGSTETTFYVLAVYFGSVNIKNSRFALAAGLFADIAGILAALFIVKMLFSI is encoded by the coding sequence ATGCCCAACAACTTGTTAACAGGAAAAATAAAGTTTGAAGAAGTTAGCTTTATCCAAATAAAATCCGTTACAAATTCAATAATCGAGTATGCAGGAATTGCTGTAGAAATTGCGCTCGGGCTTATCGGTATAATGGCAATGTGGCTTGGCATAATGAAGGTGGGTGAAACTGCGGGATTAATATCAGTTATTGCAAGGATGCTTCGTCCAGTAACTAAATTCCTATTTCCTGAAATTCCATCCGATCATCCTGCAGTGGGTTCAATGATTATGAATATCTCAGCAAACATGCTCGGCTTGGGTAATGCTGCTACTCCCTTTGGATTGAAAGCTATGCAAGAACTGAATGAATTGAATCCTAAAAAAGATACTGCTTCCGATTCTATGATAACATTCCTTGCTATTAATACTGCGGGCTTAACTTTAATACCAGCCTCAGCAATTGCAATCAGAGCCGCTGCTGGAAGTGCTAATCCAACTATAATAATTGGGACTTCAATTTTTGGAGCAATGTGTGCAACAATAGTCGGAGTTATTGCCGCAAAGACTTTTGCAAAGTTATCAGGTGGTAAAGAAATATTTCTCGGATGGCTAAGAGGAAAAGTATATCCACTAATGATAATCTTAATATTGTTTCTAGCTTTTTTTGTGAGCCTCTATTTAGGATGGGTTAAAATTATCACAAATAATATTAATTTTATTTCTTCTGAAAGTCTTATTAGTGCCTTATCCTTATTTTCTACTTTAGCAATTCCTTTCATAATAGTTAGTTTTTTAGTTTTTGGTTTATTCAAAAAAATAAATTTGTACGAAAATTTTATTGAGGGAGCAAAAGATGGTTTTAATATTGCTATAAAAATCATTCCCTTTCTGGTTGCGATGCTCATGGCAATTGGAATATTTAGAGCAAGCGGGGCTATGGACATATTAATGATAATATTAAGACCTGTTACAAATATAATTGGTTTCCCCACAGAGGCATTACCAATGGCATTAATGCGCCCCCTTTCCGGAAGCGGTTCGCTTGGAATCATGACAGAAAATTTATCAGTATTTGGACCTGATTCTTATCTTGGTGTACTTGTCTCTACTATTTATGGAAGCACCGAAACTACATTTTATGTGTTAGCTGTTTATTTCGGTTCGGTGAATATTAAAAATTCTCGATTTGCTTTAGCTGCCGGCTTGTTTGCAGATATTGCTGGAATATTGGCAGCTTTATTTATTGTTAAAATGTTATTCAGCATTTAA
- a CDS encoding D-glycerate dehydrogenase, whose amino-acid sequence MKIFITKEIPEAGINHIRKSGISLEVYSGSKPITKKTLIEKISDVDGIITLLSDKVDKDFIDSAKHCKIIANYAVGFNNIDVNYAKQKGIIVTNTPDVLTDSTADLAISLMLCCARNIVPAEKFMRTGKFTGWQPKLFLGMELKGKTFGILGAGRIGTATAVRAHSFGMKIVYYSNHQNLYLDTKLNGEKVSLDKLLSHSNVISIHLPLNKKTFNLLSEKKLKLIHKNSILINTARGEIVDEVFLIKMLNKKLIYAAGFDVYQNEPSVNSALLKLENAVLLPHLGSATIEARNAMSKLAARNVVNVLKGKKPLTPIQM is encoded by the coding sequence ATGAAAATATTTATAACAAAGGAAATTCCAGAGGCTGGTATAAACCACATTCGTAAATCAGGGATTAGCCTCGAAGTTTACAGTGGAAGTAAACCCATCACAAAAAAAACGTTGATTGAAAAAATCTCAGATGTTGATGGTATCATCACTTTACTTTCTGATAAAGTGGATAAAGATTTCATAGATAGCGCAAAGCATTGTAAAATAATTGCAAATTATGCTGTGGGGTTTAATAATATTGATGTTAATTATGCAAAGCAAAAAGGAATTATTGTTACTAACACTCCCGATGTTCTAACTGATTCGACCGCTGATTTAGCGATTTCACTTATGCTTTGTTGTGCAAGGAATATTGTCCCCGCTGAAAAATTTATGCGCACCGGAAAATTTACGGGCTGGCAGCCAAAATTATTTTTGGGAATGGAACTGAAAGGAAAAACTTTTGGCATACTTGGTGCAGGCAGAATCGGCACTGCAACTGCTGTTCGAGCACATAGCTTTGGCATGAAAATCGTCTATTATTCTAATCATCAAAATTTATATCTCGATACAAAACTTAATGGCGAAAAAGTCTCGCTTGATAAACTGCTTTCACATTCGAATGTTATTTCAATACACCTGCCTTTAAACAAAAAAACATTTAATCTATTAAGTGAAAAGAAACTAAAACTAATTCATAAAAACTCCATTCTGATTAATACAGCACGTGGAGAGATAGTTGACGAAGTCTTCCTGATTAAAATGTTGAATAAAAAATTAATTTATGCGGCTGGTTTTGATGTATATCAAAATGAACCGAGTGTAAATTCCGCATTGTTAAAATTGGAAAATGCAGTCTTACTCCCGCATCTTGGCAGTGCAACCATCGAAGCAAGAAATGCTATGTCAAAGCTTGCAGCCAGAAACGTTGTAAATGTATTAAAGGGGAAAAAACCACTCACTCCTATTCAGATGTAA
- the ald gene encoding alanine dehydrogenase, whose translation MRIGVPKETEREERRIALAPAGVDSLIRAGHTVYIQSGAGEGSHFHDEDYIKTGASIVYDGEEAFRRAEMIVKVAPLSESEIDILQENQILFSSLHLAVGKKNVVEKLIKKNITAIGYELIEDGDRLPVLHSMSEIAGQLSIQVAERYLESYTKGGRGILIGGITGVAPAAVVILGAGVVGTTAARAALGRGAQVVVIDKDLNRLRRIDAYFKKRVTTVMANPYTITRGVRFADVLIGAVLIKGEKTPHLVSEDMVKDMKRGAVIVDVSIDQGGCIETSRVTTISDPVYLTHDVIHYCVPNMPALVSRTASYGLNNAAMPYIQNIADNGLANALLGDEGLANGVCTYGGYCANEAIANIFNVEYRKLRVFSTN comes from the coding sequence ATGAGAATAGGAGTACCAAAAGAAACTGAGAGAGAAGAAAGACGAATTGCATTGGCACCTGCCGGTGTTGATTCCTTAATAAGAGCAGGTCATACAGTTTATATCCAAAGTGGGGCAGGGGAAGGCAGTCATTTTCACGATGAAGATTATATAAAAACAGGCGCTTCAATAGTATATGATGGCGAGGAAGCATTCAGACGCGCTGAAATGATTGTAAAAGTAGCCCCCCTGTCAGAATCCGAAATTGATATACTTCAGGAAAATCAGATATTATTTTCGTCTCTTCACCTTGCTGTTGGTAAAAAAAACGTAGTTGAAAAACTTATCAAAAAAAATATAACTGCAATCGGATATGAATTGATCGAAGATGGGGATCGTCTTCCAGTTTTACATTCCATGAGTGAAATAGCCGGTCAGTTATCTATTCAAGTTGCTGAACGATATCTTGAAAGTTATACTAAGGGCGGCAGGGGTATCTTGATTGGCGGAATTACAGGGGTTGCACCTGCCGCCGTTGTAATTTTAGGTGCCGGTGTTGTCGGAACTACTGCTGCGCGAGCAGCGCTCGGGAGGGGTGCACAGGTTGTTGTTATTGATAAAGACTTGAACCGGTTAAGAAGAATAGATGCTTATTTTAAAAAAAGAGTCACAACTGTTATGGCAAACCCTTATACCATTACACGCGGTGTTCGTTTTGCTGATGTACTGATAGGTGCAGTTTTAATCAAAGGTGAAAAAACTCCTCATCTTGTTTCTGAAGACATGGTTAAAGATATGAAACGTGGTGCAGTCATAGTTGATGTTTCTATTGACCAGGGTGGGTGTATTGAGACCAGTCGTGTTACAACAATTTCGGATCCTGTCTATCTTACGCACGACGTAATCCACTACTGTGTTCCAAATATGCCGGCCCTTGTTTCCCGCACGGCGAGTTATGGGTTAAATAATGCCGCCATGCCTTACATTCAAAATATTGCCGACAATGGACTCGCAAATGCGCTGTTGGGTGATGAGGGGCTTGCAAATGGGGTCTGCACTTATGGGGGATACTGTGCAAATGAAGCCATTGCAAATATTTTTAATGTAGAATATCGAAAACTTAGAGTATTCTCTACAAATTAA
- a CDS encoding acetyl-CoA hydrolase/transferase family protein, with translation MPSNILNIYNRKIVSADEALKIIKSGDNIVVQPGCAAPLELINAMVRRKDELSNVTIYHILVVGSLPYIEPGMENHFKHNAFFIGANSRKAVNEGRSEFTPIFLSEITSLFKRGLIKTDVALIHVSPPDEHGYCSYGVDVGNIKTPAEKSKIIIAQVNKEMPRSLGDSFIHINKIHFIVEHNAPIQELPQVDPNSSQELLNIYDKIGINISELIEDGATLQLGIGAIPDSVMKYLKGKKDLGIHTEMFSDGVVELVEEGIINGEKKTLHQGKIIAGFVLGTKRTYDFIDNNPIIEFHPQEYVNDPFIIAKNNKMVAINSAIEIDLTGQVCSDSIGTKFFSGIGGQVDFIRGAARSEGGKPIIALPSVTKDEKISRIVTQLQPGAGVVTSRGDVHFVVTEYGSVQLWGKSISERAKALISISHPAFRDELAKYAQDVLHI, from the coding sequence ATGCCTTCCAATATTCTTAATATTTATAATAGAAAAATAGTAAGTGCAGATGAGGCATTAAAAATTATTAAATCTGGTGATAATATTGTTGTACAACCGGGTTGTGCCGCTCCCCTTGAATTAATCAATGCAATGGTAAGACGGAAAGACGAATTATCAAATGTTACTATTTATCATATCCTCGTCGTTGGCTCACTCCCATATATTGAACCAGGTATGGAAAATCATTTCAAGCATAATGCTTTTTTTATCGGTGCCAATAGCAGAAAGGCAGTTAATGAGGGTAGATCCGAATTCACACCAATATTTTTATCCGAAATTACTTCTTTATTCAAGCGTGGTCTTATTAAAACTGATGTTGCATTAATACATGTTTCTCCTCCCGATGAACATGGTTATTGCAGTTATGGTGTAGATGTAGGTAATATCAAAACTCCCGCAGAAAAATCCAAAATAATAATTGCCCAAGTAAATAAAGAGATGCCAAGAAGCCTCGGCGACAGTTTTATCCATATAAATAAAATTCATTTTATTGTTGAACATAATGCCCCAATACAGGAGCTTCCGCAAGTGGATCCGAATAGCAGTCAAGAGCTTCTTAATATTTATGATAAAATTGGGATAAATATTTCTGAACTAATTGAGGATGGGGCAACACTTCAACTTGGCATTGGTGCAATTCCCGATTCGGTCATGAAATATCTTAAAGGGAAAAAAGATTTGGGAATACATACGGAAATGTTTTCTGACGGTGTTGTAGAGCTTGTAGAGGAAGGAATCATAAATGGTGAAAAGAAGACTCTTCATCAGGGAAAAATAATCGCCGGATTTGTCTTGGGTACCAAACGAACTTATGATTTCATAGACAATAATCCGATCATTGAATTTCATCCTCAAGAATATGTAAATGATCCTTTTATAATTGCAAAGAATAATAAAATGGTTGCGATCAACTCTGCTATTGAAATAGATTTAACAGGACAGGTTTGTTCCGATTCAATCGGGACAAAATTTTTTAGTGGTATCGGAGGTCAGGTTGATTTTATTCGGGGGGCTGCTCGTTCGGAAGGAGGGAAGCCGATTATTGCACTCCCTTCAGTTACGAAAGATGAAAAAATTTCCAGAATAGTTACCCAACTACAACCAGGTGCAGGGGTTGTAACCTCCCGCGGCGATGTTCATTTTGTTGTAACTGAATATGGCTCTGTTCAGCTTTGGGGTAAAAGTATTTCAGAAAGAGCTAAGGCGTTAATAAGTATTTCACACCCTGCTTTCAGGGATGAGCTTGCAAAATATGCTCAAGATGTTTTACACATTTAA
- a CDS encoding serine/threonine protein phosphatase translates to MLAVIGDIHGCFFTLKKLCTELKDKYPGVTVYSVGDLVDRGNYSFEVIDYILSQSIAFTPGNHEYMFYYFFHHPESALAKAWIYNGSGKTLSSYQDKMHILHEHLKVIINSPLYYDTEDCFISHAGIADIYKIELPEPPLEFPSLFDELVKKEVESENGILWNRKKLMNLGKLQVVGHTRKVEIERIEENNSVYIDTAAITNNKLTAVLINKNKIEDIISISTLAEDTL, encoded by the coding sequence ATGTTAGCTGTTATCGGTGATATACATGGTTGTTTTTTTACTCTGAAAAAACTTTGTACAGAATTAAAAGATAAATATCCAGGTGTTACTGTTTATTCTGTTGGTGATCTTGTTGATAGAGGTAATTATAGTTTCGAAGTAATAGATTATATCTTATCCCAAAGTATCGCATTTACACCCGGGAATCATGAATACATGTTTTACTATTTTTTTCACCACCCGGAAAGCGCTTTAGCAAAAGCATGGATTTACAATGGCAGCGGGAAAACGCTTTCCTCGTATCAAGATAAAATGCACATTTTGCATGAACATCTGAAAGTAATTATTAACTCTCCACTTTATTATGACACGGAAGATTGTTTTATCTCGCATGCAGGGATTGCTGATATTTACAAAATTGAATTACCTGAGCCTCCACTAGAATTTCCATCATTATTTGATGAACTTGTGAAAAAGGAAGTTGAAAGTGAAAACGGAATATTGTGGAATAGAAAAAAACTTATGAATCTTGGGAAACTGCAAGTTGTCGGGCATACAAGGAAGGTGGAGATTGAAAGAATTGAAGAGAATAATTCTGTTTACATAGATACGGCGGCAATAACTAACAACAAATTAACAGCCGTGCTGATTAATAAAAATAAGATTGAGGATATTATTTCTATTAGCACTCTTGCTGAAGATACACTTTAG
- the groL gene encoding chaperonin GroEL (60 kDa chaperone family; promotes refolding of misfolded polypeptides especially under stressful conditions; forms two stacked rings of heptamers to form a barrel-shaped 14mer; ends can be capped by GroES; misfolded proteins enter the barrel where they are refolded when GroES binds) has product MSSKLIEYNSEARTKLKAGVDKLANAVKVTLGPKGRNVILEKKFGAPTVTKDGVSVAKEIELEDAVENMGAQMVREVASKTSDVAGDGTTTATVLAQAIYREGLKNVTAGANPMDLKRGIDLAVIKVIAYLKSISKEVEGRNEIAQVGSISANNDPAIGNLIADAMEKVGKDGVITVEEAKGMETSLDVVEGMQFDRGYLSPYFVTDTENMEAILEDAFILIHDKKISAMKDLLPVLEKVAQQGKSMLIIAEDLEGEALATLVVNKIRGTLKIAAVKAPGFGDRRKAMLEDIAVLTNGTVISEERGFKLENATVAYLGQAKKIVIDKDNTTIVEGAGKTDESKKRINEIKAQIEKTTSDYDKEKLQERLAKLSGGVAVLKIGASTEVEMKEKKARVEDALHATRAAVEEGIVPGGGVAFVRATSVLEKLTGANADQTIGIKIIKKALEEPLRQIVNNAGIEGSVVLQKVKEGKDDFGFNAATEVYENLVKAGVIDPTKVTRTALENAASVSALLLTTEAVVYEKKEKEPQMPGMPPGGMGGMGGMDY; this is encoded by the coding sequence ATGTCATCAAAATTAATTGAGTACAACAGCGAGGCACGAACGAAGCTTAAAGCTGGCGTTGATAAGCTCGCTAATGCTGTTAAAGTTACATTAGGACCAAAAGGAAGAAATGTAATCCTTGAAAAGAAATTTGGCGCACCAACTGTTACTAAAGATGGTGTTTCTGTCGCAAAAGAAATTGAACTTGAAGATGCAGTTGAGAACATGGGCGCGCAAATGGTTCGTGAAGTTGCTTCTAAAACAAGTGATGTTGCTGGCGATGGAACAACAACTGCAACCGTTCTTGCACAAGCAATTTACAGAGAAGGTTTGAAAAACGTCACAGCAGGTGCAAATCCAATGGACTTAAAAAGAGGAATTGACCTTGCGGTTATTAAAGTTATTGCGTATCTAAAATCAATTAGCAAAGAGGTTGAAGGAAGAAACGAAATTGCACAGGTAGGTTCAATTTCTGCTAACAATGATCCTGCTATTGGTAATTTGATTGCCGATGCAATGGAAAAAGTCGGCAAGGATGGTGTTATCACAGTTGAAGAAGCAAAAGGAATGGAAACTTCCCTCGATGTTGTTGAAGGTATGCAATTCGACCGCGGTTATCTATCACCTTACTTTGTAACCGACACTGAAAATATGGAAGCTATTCTCGAAGACGCCTTCATATTAATTCACGACAAAAAAATCTCTGCTATGAAAGATTTGCTTCCAGTATTAGAAAAAGTAGCACAGCAGGGAAAGTCAATGCTAATAATTGCGGAAGACCTCGAAGGAGAAGCTCTTGCTACATTGGTAGTAAATAAAATTCGCGGAACTTTGAAAATTGCCGCTGTCAAAGCCCCGGGCTTTGGCGATAGAAGAAAGGCAATGCTCGAAGATATTGCAGTACTCACCAACGGTACTGTTATTTCTGAAGAACGTGGATTCAAATTAGAAAATGCTACTGTTGCATATCTCGGACAGGCAAAGAAAATAGTGATTGATAAAGATAATACTACTATCGTTGAAGGTGCTGGAAAAACTGATGAAAGCAAGAAGAGAATAAACGAGATAAAAGCACAAATCGAAAAAACCACTTCTGATTATGACAAAGAAAAACTACAGGAAAGATTAGCTAAACTTTCAGGTGGCGTTGCAGTATTAAAAATCGGTGCCTCTACTGAGGTGGAAATGAAAGAAAAGAAAGCAAGAGTTGAAGATGCACTTCACGCAACCCGTGCTGCTGTTGAAGAAGGAATTGTTCCGGGTGGTGGAGTTGCGTTCGTTAGAGCAACATCTGTTTTAGAAAAACTGACCGGTGCAAATGCCGACCAAACAATCGGTATTAAGATCATTAAAAAAGCGTTGGAAGAACCTCTAAGACAAATTGTAAATAATGCTGGTATTGAAGGATCAGTAGTTCTCCAAAAAGTTAAGGAAGGCAAAGATGATTTCGGATTTAATGCAGCTACTGAAGTCTATGAAAACTTAGTTAAGGCTGGTGTAATTGATCCTACAAAGGTTACAAGAACCGCACTCGAAAATGCTGCTTCTGTTTCCGCTTTGTTACTTACTACTGAAGCTGTGGTTTACGAGAAAAAAGAAAAAGAACCACAAATGCCCGGAATGCCTCCCGGAGGTATGGGCGGTATGGGTGGAATGGATTATTAA